From Ammoniphilus oxalaticus:
AAAAAGTGGTGAAAGACTATAAGGTGCTGCCTGTTATCATAAAAGAGGCATCTTCCGTATATGATGCCGTTTGCGCGTTGTTTTTAGAAGACGTTGGAACGTTGTATGTGGTCAATAACAAAGGATACTTAGCGGGTGTTGTTTCGAGAAAAGATCTTTTGCGGGCAATGCTTGGCAAACAGAAGATTGAGGATGTGCCTGTCAATATTATTATGACAAGAATGCCGAATATCGTGACCTGTTCCCCCGAAGATAGCATTTTCGATGTAGCTAAAAAATTAATCGATTATCAGATCGATTCGATCCCTGTTGTGAAGGAAGCGCTAGATGATGATAAGTCGGTATTTGAAGTTGTTGGAAGAGTGACGAAAACGACAATTACAAAAGCTTATGTAGAGTTAGCGAGTGGACAATCGGAGAGGAGTTAAGAATGTGGAAAAAGGAGGGGAATCCTATTTTTAGCGATGAGGTTATGGTGTTCATTGTATCAGATTCTGTCGGTGAAACTGCGGAAGCTGTCGTCAAGGCAGTTGCAAGTCAATTTGAGGGACGAACAGTCGAAATTAGAAAGTTCCCCTATATTGAAGATGAAGAAACGATCAAAGATGTTGTCCTTGCCGCGAAAGAATCGCGGGCCATCATCGCTCTCACACTCGTTGTTCCTAAGTTAAGAGATTTTTTATACAAATTGGCAAAAGAGCGAGGTGTGACGGTAATTGACATTATGTCACCGATGATTGCGGCGATGGAACAGTTAGTTGGGAAAAGGTCGCTTAACCAACCTGGTCTTGTTCGCCAACTAGATGAAGAATATTTTAAAAAGGTGGAGGCGATTGAGTTTGCGGTTAAGTATGATGATGGACGAGATCCGCGCGGATTGCTTCGAGCTGATGTCGTATTAGTAGGCGTATCCCGAACTTCGAAGACCCCGCTTTCTATGTATTTAGCTAATCGTCGCTATAAAGTCGCTAATGTGCCGCTTGTGCCGGAAGTTGATCCGCCAGAGGAGCTGTATCAAATACCTAAAAAGAAGGTAATCGGATTAACGATTAGTCCGGATCAATTGAATATGATTCGCAGGGAAAGACTGAAAGCATTGGGGTTAACATCCCAAGCAAACTATGCAAGCCTGGAGCGGATCATGCAGGAACTTGAGTTTGCTGAAAAAGTGATGAAGAAAGTGGGCTGTCCGACGATTAATGTGACGAATAAAGCAGTGGAGGAGATCGCAAGTCTGATTCTTGATCTTACAGGCGGGAAAGAGCAAACAGAAGCGCAATAATAAAAAAAGTTCTCGTTACGGAGAACTTTTTGCTTTTTTAAGCAGGAAAAACGAAAGAAATCTCGTATATATATAAGTAGGAGGAATAAAAACTATTATAGCATATTTTTTAATTGGTGGGTTGATAATGAAACAAATACCTATGAAATCATTTCGACAAAAAACGAGATTCATTTGTAGTTACTAAATCTAATATCAGTCACCTCTGAATTACGTTAAGGCGTAATGGAATGACTAAATATTTCAAGGGTTAAATGGCACTCTATGAAATGGGTTGAGCGGGATGAAAATTTATATTGACGCAGATGCGTGCCCAGTGAAGTCCATCTGCGCGGATGTAGCTTCTAATTACGGAATTAGATCCGTTTTTATTTGTTCGGTCGCTAGCCATTTCGCCTTAAAAGGAAGATGGATTGAAACCATTACAGTGGATCAAGGATTTCAATCTGCTGACCTTTATATTGCTAATCGAGTGAAAGCAGGCGACATTGTCATAACCGATGATTACGGTCTTGCTTGTATGGCGCTCAGTCGAGGCTGTTTAGCGTTAAGTTTTAGAGGTAAGGAATATACTAAGCATAATATTGAACTGTTGTTAATGAATCGTCACGTGAACTACAAGGCGCGGCGAGCCGGTAAGCGGCCAAAAGGCCCTAAACCGCTATCAGCTGAAGAAAGAGCGCGCTTTCAAAAAACGTTAGAGAAAATCATTGAAAAAAAAGAAGGAGATTGTTGAAATTTGACGAATCATCTTTACAGAACAACTTTACATTGTTTTTCGGTTATCGTCATTTATCATACAATCAACATTCTCAGCTCTGTGACAAAAATGCATCCCCAATTGATTTTGGGGGAGACGGGTAGGGGAATAATATATGACTGCCGCAAGGTTCCCTGAAGAATGGCTAGACCAAGTCAGAAATTCATTTAATATTGTTGATTTTATTGGTCAATATGTCCAACTTCGGAAAAGCGGTCGAAGCTTTATGGGTCTTTGTCCGTTTCACTCGGAGAAAACGCCATCCTTTTCTGTCCTAGAAGAAAAGCAAATATTTCATTGTTTTGGTTGCAGTGAGGGCGGGAATTTATTTACATTTCTAATGAAGCTGGAAGAACTGACGTTTCCGGAGGCAGTTATCCATTTAGCGGACAGCGCGGGAATTCGTTTGCCCGAGGGCTATCTCCAAAATCGCATGGAGACGGAACAGCAGCAATCGAAACAGCGTATGTTTAGCGCCTATGAGTTAGTTGTAAAGCTGTATCACTATCTTTTGTTTAAGACGGACTATGGCAAAGCAGCGAGGCGGTATTTAAGCGAGCGCGGCATTGATCAAGAGACGGCAGAACAATTTCAAATTGGCTATGCTCCAGATAGTTGGGAGTTTGTCACTGATTTTTTTGAAAAGCGGGATTACGATCATTCACTTTTGCAACAAGCAGGCTTACTTGGAAAAAGAGAATACGATCAAAAACCGTTTGATCTGTTTCGAAATCGATTGATGTTTCCGATTGCTGATACGCAAGGAAGAGTCATTGCGTTCGGCGGACGAATTCTCGGAGATGAGCAGCCGAAATATATAAATAGCCCTGAACATCAACTTTTTAATAAAAGCCACATCTTGTTTAATTTTTACCGTTCCCGTCGGGAAATTAGAAAGAAGCGTCAAGCGGTTCTATTTGAAGGTTATATGGATGCGATCGCTGCTTGGCAGGCAGGCGTCCACAATGGCGTTGCTTCGCTAGGAACCTCCTTAACAGAAACGCAAGCGACGTTGCTGAAGAGAAACGCGGATCAAGTCATTATTTGTTATGACGCTGATTCAGCAGGGATTGACGCTGCGATGAAAGCCGCTGAGGTCCTCCTTTCTGTTAACTGTCAAGTGAAAGTGGTATCGCTTGGGGAAGGGCTAGATCCTGACGATTATATCCAACGTTATGGCGCGACAAAGTTTCAATTGAAAATAGAAGAAGCCGCCACAGTGACTTCTTTTAAGATGGAATATTTGCGAAAACAGTTCGACCTGTCCGATGAAGCTCAAAGAATGAACTATATTCAAGCGGCGCTTGAACAAATCGCATCATTGCCAAACGCCGTCGAACGCGATCACTATTTGCGTTTTTTGTCTGAGGAATTCAACTATTCGTTGGATGCCTTAAAGCAAGAGCAAAGAAAAATTTATTTTCAGCAAAAAAAGGCCGGTAACAGGGATAAAGTGGCAGGGAAATGGAATAATAGTATAAATAATGGAACTCATGTGCCTGTCAGGTCGTTATTACCCGCTTATCATAATGCGGAAAAAAAACTTATTTCTTTAATGCTTCATGATGAAAAATGGGCAGAAGATATTATGCAAAGGGTTGGCGGAAATTTTAACGTGGATGAATTTGCTGCTTTAGCAGCCCACTTGTATAGCTTTTATTCGGTGGGAAATACATCCAATCCTAGCAAATTTATATCTGAATTAGAAGATGAAAAACTAATTCAGCTTGCTTCACAACTTGCTTTGGAAGGATCGGACGATATTACTACGTCTAAGGAGGAGATCTCCGATTATATACATCAAGTCTTAAGTTATCCTGTTTGGAGACAGATTGACAGTCTGAAAGATGAACAAAGGAGACTTGAAAAATTGGGTGATAACCTAAAAGCGGCGCAGGTTGGCATCGAAATACACCATTTAATCAAATCGCTGAAGCCGTTATCCACATAAAATGAGGAAGGAGGGAATGCCATGGCAAAGAAAGTAGAAAAGCCAGGTGTTATCACAAAAGAAGCAGAGTCAACTGATTTAACCCTTGAAGAAGTGAAGGAACAGTTAGTTGAGATAGGAAAAAAACGTGGGGTCCTCACCTACAAAGAGATCATGGAGAAGATGTCTTCATTTGATCAAGATTCCGATCAGATGGACGAATTTTATGAATTTCTTGCGGAGCAATCTATTGAACTCATCAACGATTCAGAAGATGATGAGGAAGAGACATCCTCAAAGAAGGAAGAGGAAGAAGAGGAGGAAGTTGATCTCACAGATTTATCAGTGCCGCCAGGTGTGAAAATTAATGACCCCGTAAGAATGTATTTAAAAGAAATCGGACGCGTTCCTTTGTTAACAGCGGAAGAAGAAGTTTCCCTTGCTCAGAAAATCGAGGGTGGGGAAGAAGAAGCAAAAAGACGATTAGCCGAGGCAAACCTTCGCCTAGTTGTAAGTATCGCAAAGCGTTATGTTGGAAGAGGAATGTTGTTTTTAGATTTAATTCAAGAAGGAAATATGGGTTTAATTAAAGCCGTCGAAAAGTTCGACTATACAAAAGGTTATAAGTTCAGCACGTACGCGACTTGGTGGATTCGTCAAGCGATTACGAGAGCGATTGCGGACCAAGCTCGAACCATTCGCATTCCTGTGCACATGGTTGAGACAATTAACAAGTTAATACGTGTTTCCCGTCAGTTGTTGCAGGAGTTAGGACGCGAACCAAGTCCTGAGGAAATTGCGGAAAAAATGGATTTAACACCTGAAAGGGTTAGAGAGATCCTTAAGATTGCCCAGGAACCTGTTTCCCTAGAAACGCCGATTGGCGAAGAAGATGATTCACATTTAGGCGATTTTATCGAGGACCAAGAAGCGTTGGCACCCTCCGACGCGGCTGCTTATGAGTTGTTGAAGGAGCAATTGGAGGATGTGCTTGATACATTAACCGACAGAGAAGAAAATGTGCTTCGCTTGCGTTTTGGGTTAGATGATGGCAGAACCCGCACTCTTGAAGAAGTAGGTAAAGTGTTCGGTGTTACGCGTGAAAGAATCCGACAGATTGAAGCGAAGGCATTAAGAAAGTTGCGGCACCCTAGCCGAAGTAAAAGACTTAAAGATTTCTTAGAGTAAACTATAAACCAAGAAAGCCTGTTGTTGCGTGAAAATGTGACGCGGGTTTTCTTTTTTTTATTGTTTAAAAGTAATTTCTCAGTAAAGGGCCTGTTAATCTTTATCTTTTTTATTATTTTATCGGTTTTGAAATGACAATGCAAATAAACTCTGGAAAATAAATTAATAGAGCGCGAGTCATAGTTCCCTCTTTCAATTTGTATAAATAGCA
This genomic window contains:
- a CDS encoding YaiI/YqxD family protein yields the protein MKIYIDADACPVKSICADVASNYGIRSVFICSVASHFALKGRWIETITVDQGFQSADLYIANRVKAGDIVITDDYGLACMALSRGCLALSFRGKEYTKHNIELLLMNRHVNYKARRAGKRPKGPKPLSAEERARFQKTLEKIIEKKEGDC
- a CDS encoding helix-turn-helix transcriptional regulator, which translates into the protein MVRVVSIIELTKRQDLIIEIVKDEGPITGEKIAEKLNLTRATLRPDLAILTMAGFLEARPRVGYFYSGKSGPQLLSNLARKKVVKDYKVLPVIIKEASSVYDAVCALFLEDVGTLYVVNNKGYLAGVVSRKDLLRAMLGKQKIEDVPVNIIMTRMPNIVTCSPEDSIFDVAKKLIDYQIDSIPVVKEALDDDKSVFEVVGRVTKTTITKAYVELASGQSERS
- the dnaG gene encoding DNA primase; translated protein: MTAARFPEEWLDQVRNSFNIVDFIGQYVQLRKSGRSFMGLCPFHSEKTPSFSVLEEKQIFHCFGCSEGGNLFTFLMKLEELTFPEAVIHLADSAGIRLPEGYLQNRMETEQQQSKQRMFSAYELVVKLYHYLLFKTDYGKAARRYLSERGIDQETAEQFQIGYAPDSWEFVTDFFEKRDYDHSLLQQAGLLGKREYDQKPFDLFRNRLMFPIADTQGRVIAFGGRILGDEQPKYINSPEHQLFNKSHILFNFYRSRREIRKKRQAVLFEGYMDAIAAWQAGVHNGVASLGTSLTETQATLLKRNADQVIICYDADSAGIDAAMKAAEVLLSVNCQVKVVSLGEGLDPDDYIQRYGATKFQLKIEEAATVTSFKMEYLRKQFDLSDEAQRMNYIQAALEQIASLPNAVERDHYLRFLSEEFNYSLDALKQEQRKIYFQQKKAGNRDKVAGKWNNSINNGTHVPVRSLLPAYHNAEKKLISLMLHDEKWAEDIMQRVGGNFNVDEFAALAAHLYSFYSVGNTSNPSKFISELEDEKLIQLASQLALEGSDDITTSKEEISDYIHQVLSYPVWRQIDSLKDEQRRLEKLGDNLKAAQVGIEIHHLIKSLKPLST
- the rpoD gene encoding RNA polymerase sigma factor RpoD, with translation MAKKVEKPGVITKEAESTDLTLEEVKEQLVEIGKKRGVLTYKEIMEKMSSFDQDSDQMDEFYEFLAEQSIELINDSEDDEEETSSKKEEEEEEEVDLTDLSVPPGVKINDPVRMYLKEIGRVPLLTAEEEVSLAQKIEGGEEEAKRRLAEANLRLVVSIAKRYVGRGMLFLDLIQEGNMGLIKAVEKFDYTKGYKFSTYATWWIRQAITRAIADQARTIRIPVHMVETINKLIRVSRQLLQELGREPSPEEIAEKMDLTPERVREILKIAQEPVSLETPIGEEDDSHLGDFIEDQEALAPSDAAAYELLKEQLEDVLDTLTDREENVLRLRFGLDDGRTRTLEEVGKVFGVTRERIRQIEAKALRKLRHPSRSKRLKDFLE
- a CDS encoding pyruvate, water dikinase regulatory protein, yielding MWKKEGNPIFSDEVMVFIVSDSVGETAEAVVKAVASQFEGRTVEIRKFPYIEDEETIKDVVLAAKESRAIIALTLVVPKLRDFLYKLAKERGVTVIDIMSPMIAAMEQLVGKRSLNQPGLVRQLDEEYFKKVEAIEFAVKYDDGRDPRGLLRADVVLVGVSRTSKTPLSMYLANRRYKVANVPLVPEVDPPEELYQIPKKKVIGLTISPDQLNMIRRERLKALGLTSQANYASLERIMQELEFAEKVMKKVGCPTINVTNKAVEEIASLILDLTGGKEQTEAQ